Genomic segment of Thunnus thynnus chromosome 21, fThuThy2.1, whole genome shotgun sequence:
ACCTTGACCCTGATGAAATGGACGAATGCCTGAGAGTTGAGATTGCAGCAGCTTCGTCAGATAGTGAGACAGACGAAAAATGGagaacaatattttcctcttctATAAATAGAGAAGATGATGACTCATATCTTGACAGTCTTCAGTTGAGTGCCCAGGAGCTCTTTGTCCAGAAAGTTGAGGTGACAGACTTTGAGGAACAAGACAACAATCACTACGAAGAGGTCCAACTTGAGATTCCACAAGTTGAAGAAGTGCTGGAACAGCCTGATGATATAGTTTCTTTCTCCACCCCACCACAGGATGTTAAATATAACCTTTTAGGCCTTCAAGGCTTGTCCAAAATCTCGGAAGATGAGAGTGAAAATGGGAAAGATGCCAATCATAATGACACCACCCACCAACAGCATTCCCAGCACCTCATCTCAGATCCAAACAAAAAGCTACCTAAAGACTTCTGTGTAATACAGGAGACAAAGAGTGAGAATGTTAGCACAGAGCATGTGGACTTCCAGCTGGCTCGTAAACAGTGGCGGGAAATGGAGGAGCAAACCAAAAACAAGATTATCTTACCTACAACCAAGCAGCCTAGCTTCCATGGCAGCCACAGCTTCATGTACACGCCGGTCCGCAACATTGAAAGAACAAACAAGAAAGCACATGAACTGGAGAGCTTGAATCTGGTTGGAGATTATGCTCACACACAATTCAGCCCTTGTTCAGAAGATTCTGGCCTGGATGATTCCAGTTACAGGTCCCCTTATGATGACCCAGAAACACCAGTTGAACGGGAGATTCGCATATcaatggagagagaggagaacttaaagaaagagagaggtctCTCCAGGATGGGCAAGTCCACTGATTGTGCTCCATCACGAAGTATCCCCAGATCCATCAGCACTCCACTGACGCCATCATTCATCATCACCTCCTCACCCACAAAGGAACCACTGAAACATGAAGTGTCAGCAAACAATGTTATCATTCTCGACCCTAGCAATGATTTCACCTCCAGCCCCAGACATGGCAAAGACAACATGGCAGCTCGGTCCGACGAGTGGCGTTCTGAGGAGAGCAGCTCCAACCTCATCATCCTAGAGACATCCAATCTGATTATTCGCAGTGCCTCTGAGTTCTCTCTCAACAAAGCCTGTGATCAGCCCCAGGagaaaatgttcctgaacaACCCCTTTTTCAAGCTGCGTTCAAGAAGCCAAATATCACTGGTGGATGAGGAGATTAAGATGGTGAAGCAGAGGGAAGAGGAGCTGAGGAAAGAGAGGGCAAACCTGTACGGCAAAGACAGGTTCAACACTGACAGGATGTTGTCAAACCACATGGACACTTTAGCATTTGACAATTCAGGTATATCTTTGTATATAGtcagtatataaaatactgaCCACAGAATACATTATTGACATATTTGTCTTTGTTATTAGTTGATGTACCAGTGAAGTGCAAGTCCTCTCCATCATCACCAATGAAGACAGCCTACAGGATGGATCGTTCTGCTTTGTCCTGCGATCACAGAGTACGTTCtagctcatttttcttttcGAACTTCACTTTCTTATTTCAGTCTAAAGAACTGCGGTATGTTTTGCATGATactttatgaaaaatatttccataataagtatttatcatttaaattggTATCTTTCAGTTGTGTGTATCTTGTCTTAATATACAAAAAATGAGGCATTGTGGCACAATGTAGCTTGATAACTCTGAGCTTACCATGCTAAAGAGATTTGCTCATTCCACCCTCAGTCTAATAACCTGAGAGAGGAGGTGgatgtggaggtggaggtggaggtggaggaggaggaggaggaggaggaggaggaggagaaggcggTGGAGGAAGTGCTTTGAAAGCAGGTAAACAATCAGCTGTCTTTTTCAGTTTCCAGAGGTCTACACTGGAGGAAGACGCAAGAGTGCCATGGCTCTGCGCTGGGAAGCGGGCGAGTTTacaaaaaatgactgaaaaggaACAAGTCAACAGTATGCCATAAAAAGGCATTGATTGTGAGTGTTATACCATTCAAGTTAGATGCAATGTTGcaattgtttgtttcatgttgtgaCATAATCTAAACTCTCTGCTTCTGTGATGCTTTGGGCAAAAATAGCAAGACAATGAGAATGTTTGTAACCCCACTGAAATACTCACATTATTATACCATGCAGATGGATAACACTTGATTCTGGTGGGAGGGTGGTATTATTTTCCCACACAGCTCTCACATGTCCACATCAGCGTTTTAAATCAACATCGATAGCTGGAAGGCTGCTGGTTTCAGCTCTGGCTACAGCTTCTTCTACTCGTTGGAGTAGCAAAGTAATACAGTGCCAACACACTCTTTCCATTTAAAAAGCATATTCCACCAAATAATGAACTAACAATTTGGAATTTGGATCTGTGGCAAGTCACCATGGCTTAAATGAGATAATCCATCCTGATCAGTgcagttataaaaaaataacgCACTCCACTGTGGCAAACTCAAGTTATCAGCTAATTTGTCATGCAATAATCTTTAATAACTGCATGTATAATTATGGATTATGCTTTTCATATgcatataacattttaaaaaggtccAATCCTGaagcacagaaaacaaaataaaaacaaaaaactgccaGTAGAATAAAAAGATTTTATAGAGTCTCTTTATTTCTGATTGGGCCTTAAGTAGGGTACAAGGTTAGTATCAAAGGATAGGTTTTGATTTTTTCAGGTCTATTTTATTACCATATTTACTAGccatgcatactgtatgttgaaagTGTTATTGGAACATATCATTCTTCTCTCTATACTGGCTGTGAAATGATTCCTTCATAGAATGACTACACTGTAAGAAGTAGGGATCAAGAAGTTCAGCGGAAGCTAATATGTGGCTTTCGTAGTCTGAGATTGACAAATTAAGTGGGTATCTTCAACCTAGGCAGTCTAATTAATTTTATGATGAACTAAGATTTTACAGTGTGTCCTGGTCTTGTGCAGAAGTTCCCTGCAAGTTCTCTGTGTGCAGAGCTGCCAAGTCTCACACTTTGACCATGAGACTCATGCATATCAACCagttcacacactcacactgagaATCCCAAAATAAGTAAAATTGCTTTTTTCTCACCACACATgccttttcatcttttttttcctccaatgtaaaatttgtgatttttaccCTGTGCCTAGACCACAAGCATAGTGTGAGCGGCGcatttagcagagcagcagcagcagcagcgagtgctcCGGTGTTCAGGTGCTCAGGCGCTctgagcccaatacacaatgataAATAGACTTTCAGATAAGACCCCTCCGGACCGGAACAAATTTCACTCCAAGCAGTAGTCAAAACTTGGCAGGCCTGTCTGTGGGTTTATAACTATGAGTGACACCTTTCATATTAttcatagtcatttgatcctttgctaatataaaaataatgattgattaatcaagccTTAGGTAACCGACTTTGGAACAACACCAGCAACAAATCTATCTGCAACTGCACACTACAGAAGTATCTCTCGACTCTGGCTTACCAAGGAACAGACTGGGAAATATAAAGCAGGAATTTTGCACCAAAAAAGTCGGTGAAAATATCCCGTTCACTATTTGTGTTTGGCTGAACTTTAGACTGCATTTTCGCACAGAATAatgactgtagattttgtccttTACAGTTCTTAAGAGGATCACTTCACAAACAGTacagacaggaggaatgattacaatgaCCAATAACTCTTTCAAAATAGATATGGCATGTGGCTGTTGTATGAAATCCAAACTTATCCTTTACATAAAAGCCGACAGtattctgacagtaaactgaaagtATTTGTGAGACAGGTTTTTTGCTGATGCCTGAATGTTAGACAAATGTATTGTTGAGTCAACTCTTTGCTAAACCTTTCTTGACATTATAAATGTAAATCAgatttgaaaacatattttgatgttactgtatgtctttATGAAGCAAATGCTACATTGCTCAGTGTATATTAATTGTATTTTCGTACTATGCTTTTTTGCTGCAAATGATATTTCAGGGTGAGCTGGATGGGCATTAATCAgcacattataaaaaaaataaattatactCATACCtcattactgtaaaaaaaaaaaaaaaagtccgtCAGGCAACTCGTATGATGAATGTCAAGATTTTATTGAGAATAAAGATAAACACtgatttcttttctctgttttatctcTCCCTGACTGATACATAGAAACATTTGAGTTGTCTGCCTGAACTAGCTCCAAATTATTTTCTATGACCGTAGGACAATCCATACCAAGTAAAGGTATTTGTGAACAATGCTGTCACAGTGCTCAAAACTAGTGGACCAATGAGACTATGGGGAATGTGGACTTACATTGTCTGAATTCTCACATCAGTGCTGTGGAAACTCCAAATGATGAAATAGTTTTTACAAATTGATATATTTAATTCTCTATACAATAGCATTATGAATGGCAGTTCAGTTACACTATATAGAGTGAAGCTACAGTATAATACATATTTGAAAATCTGATATACTTcttgtaaatgttcaaattctgactttgttttccaaaattcagcaattatttccatttttatgtaACGTGGCATTTGTAGCCCAGTATTCATTTTGGAAcaattttctttgtgtttccccttATTATGAGTTTCATGCCCCCATACAAGTAATTTCCAAAGGGAATTT
This window contains:
- the palmdb gene encoding uro-adherence factor A, whose protein sequence is MSSSLPQYVFIRESSSIGCLQYTSLPPAIQSEAAAARQSCQCEAALRNRAEPSALACHTVSEYRSTLRDLLWLLKWKWRHVFDIDVDGGMLHASQQTRDIGLIRATSLEREADGKELNEGCTTTENHNSFTVTMETEQSELAMDCEVEVAVADSPEQGKVFSAYDEQGCFETDSSDSLGEKGKLGTLLTDLPTNTTETDKPDCSETSVFTEMPCQDQKEALILEPGHEELNRNESINSSVSDTLSSADSVYENEAHHKKQDTPEQDPEQEQDPEPEPEQYPVPEHDPELEQYPEPEQDPKLEQYPEQEQDPELEQYPELEQYPEPEQFPEPEQDPELEIYPELEPEAEDNEPSPEDVGYQNLAIDTEEDPEVPEPPITEESILEQCIREEAMSDVSNESHHDLDPDEMDECLRVEIAAASSDSETDEKWRTIFSSSINREDDDSYLDSLQLSAQELFVQKVEVTDFEEQDNNHYEEVQLEIPQVEEVLEQPDDIVSFSTPPQDVKYNLLGLQGLSKISEDESENGKDANHNDTTHQQHSQHLISDPNKKLPKDFCVIQETKSENVSTEHVDFQLARKQWREMEEQTKNKIILPTTKQPSFHGSHSFMYTPVRNIERTNKKAHELESLNLVGDYAHTQFSPCSEDSGLDDSSYRSPYDDPETPVEREIRISMEREENLKKERGLSRMGKSTDCAPSRSIPRSISTPLTPSFIITSSPTKEPLKHEVSANNVIILDPSNDFTSSPRHGKDNMAARSDEWRSEESSSNLIILETSNLIIRSASEFSLNKACDQPQEKMFLNNPFFKLRSRSQISLVDEEIKMVKQREEELRKERANLYGKDRFNTDRMLSNHMDTLAFDNSVDVPVKCKSSPSSPMKTAYRMDRSALSCDHRSNNLREEVDVEVEVEVEEEEEEEEEEEKAVEEVL